A genomic segment from Marinifilum sp. JC120 encodes:
- a CDS encoding DUF1992 domain-containing protein: MFFIAAIAESRIKEAERKGEFKDLPGKGKPLELDDDSMIPPELRMAYKALKNGGYLPPEMQLRKDIHSALDLLEYMEDEKERYTQMQKVNLLFERIKNTRGKGIAIDEEDEYYKSIVERITLQSRKIKENEG, encoded by the coding sequence ATGTTTTTTATTGCGGCCATTGCCGAATCGCGGATTAAAGAAGCTGAGCGCAAGGGGGAGTTCAAGGATTTACCGGGAAAGGGCAAACCCCTTGAACTGGATGATGACTCCATGATCCCGCCTGAATTGCGCATGGCCTACAAGGCTCTTAAAAATGGCGGCTACCTGCCGCCCGAGATGCAGCTCAGAAAAGATATTCATTCTGCTCTTGATTTGCTTGAATATATGGAAGATGAAAAGGAACGCTATACCCAGATGCAGAAGGTTAATCTGCTCTTTGAGCGCATTAAGAACACGCGTGGAAAGGGAATAGCCATTGACGAAGAAGATGAATACTACAAAAGCATAGTTGAGCGCATCACCTTGCAGAGCAGGAAAATCAAGGAAAACGAGGGATGA